The genome window CAGCGGATCGTCGAGCTGTATGGAATGCCACGAAAAGTTCTATAAACTGTGGGCGCCATCACACCACGCCAAGGCGCTTCAGCCGTGGTCGGCGGATCTGGCAGCCGCCCTGCCTCCTCAACCGGAGCCGATTGAGGCAGAAGGTCTCTTCTACATGACGCACATCACCCCCGAACGCGGGTGGATGAGTGACGATCAGGGCAAGGAATACAATATCAAATACGCGATGGGCGGCAAAAACTACTACAATTTCCTGACGCTCATGGACGACGGCCGCCTGCAGGTGCTGCCGGTTATTTATGATGTGCAGCATGACGAATGGAAAAACACAACGCTCAGCATGCTGCGCCATTTTGAAGATGGGCAGCAGGACACGCCGGTCAGCTGGCGCGATTCCATGCTGACGTTTAACGCGGAGTGTTTCCGGTGTCACGTCAGTCAGAGCGAATCAAATTATGATCCGGAGACAGATACGTATGCCACCACATGGGAAGAGCCGGGCATCAGCTGCGAATCGTGTCACGGTCCGGCCTCCGAACATGTACGGGTCTGCAAAGAAGCTCCCACCAACAATCCACCGAAGAATCTGGAAATCATCAAATGGAACGAGATGTCCGTCGAACAGCAAAACGCGTCCTGTGCCGGATGCCACACAAAAGGCGGGGCCATCACCGATGGATTTGAAACCCAAGACAACTATTGGGATCATTATGACCTCACCACCTTTGAACACGCCGACTACTACCCGAACGGCCGCGACCTCGGGGAAAATTATACAATGGGCAGCTGGTGGCTCAGCCCCTGCGCGACCAAAGGCAATCTGAGCTGCACATATTGCCACACATCCAGCGGCCGCTATAAATTCAAGGACAATCCCAACGAAGCCTGCCTGCCCTGCCATGAGAAACGCCGTCTGGACGCGGCCGAACACATGCACCATCCCAACGGCGGAGCCACCAAATGTACAGACTGCCATATGGCCATGCATTCGTTCGGCGGCATGAACCAGTCCGACCACTCGATGCGTCCACCAATGCCCAACCTCAGCATCGCGGTCGGGTCACGCAATGCCTGCACCCTCTGCCACACCGACAAATCCAATGAATGGGCTCTGGAACATGTGCGCGAATGGCATCCGACGTTTGACAAAGACACCGAGTTTGAAATGAAACGCGCCCTGCTCGTACAGGCATTGCGCGACGGCGACTGGGACCAGCTTCCCGCCGTACTTGATTACATTAAAGATCCGGAATCCGATCCGCTCTTCACCACCTCGATGATCCGACTGCTTCCTCCAACCAACGATCCACAGCAGCACAGCATTCTTCGAGATCTGGCCACCGAAGCAAAACATCCGCTGGTGCGCTCTGCAGCCGCAGCCGCACTCGACGGAGACAATAATCCCGGCGACCGCCCGACGCTGCTGGCGGCCCTGTCCGATCCGATCCGCCTCGTTCGCGTCCGCGCCGCCGAGCGTCTTGCGGCAGTCCCCGAAAAAGAAATTCCGGAACCGGACCGTGATTCATTCAAAGCCGCCATGGAGGAAATGTGGACCGCCAACAATCTGCGACTCGACCACTGGGGCTCGCACTACAACGCCGCCAATATCCTGATGCGCCAGCAGCGTTACCGCAAAGCCGCCGAAAAATATGATCGCGCTCACGAGCTGCGCGACGACATTGCACCTCCGCTCATCAATGGAGCGATGGCGTTCGCCAACCTCAATGAGCTTGAAGCAGCGGAAACCCGTCTGATCCAGGCAACCCGGCTGCCGGAACCGTCCCCGGAAGCCCACTTCAATCTGGGACTGCTCTATGCCGAACAGGGCAAAACCGATCAGGCAGAAACGCATCTGCGCAAAGCTTTTGAGCTTCAGCCGCAAAATGCTCAGGCCGCTTACAACCTGGCAATCCTGGTTTCGAACAAAAATATGCCCGAAACCTTCCGGCTTCTGAGAGCCGCCATTGAAGCGGATCCGTACAATCCGCGCCATGTGGAAACCCTGGCGTATTACTACATGCAGACCCGCCAGCCCGATCTGGCAAAAAAGATCATCGAACAGGCCTTCGAGCGCGGGGTGACTTCTCCGGGCCTTCAAAGCATGTATGGACAAATCGGCCAATAACGGCGGTCATTCAGCGTTCAGGATCCAGCCGCCGCCGAGACATTCGGTATCAGAAAAGACGACGGCCGCCTGCCCCGGTGTCAATGCAAACTGCGGCTCATCGAAGAGCACACGAAACTCGCTGTCGCTGATTTTCTCAATGGCTGCTGCTGCACCGCGGTGGCCATAACGGGATTGCACCGTAAACTTTCCAATGTCGGGAAGATTATCAGCGCCCTCATGCAATGAGTTTCCAAGGTTTGGAAACACTCCTGAGATCCAGTGCGCATCGGTCACAACGCAGCTCGATTTCATCACTTTCTCGCGAGGAGCGAGTGTGATGCTGTTGTCGTCGGCGTTAATATCGCTGACATAAACGCGCTCTCCGGTCGCCACGCCGGTTCCGCCGCGCTGCCCGACAGTAAAACGGTGAATTCCTTCGTGCTCCGCCAGTACATTTCCCTGATCGTCGAGAACCTCTCCCTTTTTCTTAATCTCCGGAATACGGGTTTCCACAAATTCGGCATATCTACCGGCCTCAACGAAGCAGAGATCCTGACTTTCGCCGCGGGGAACGACAGGAAGATTGTGGTCTGTCGACCACTGTTTGACTTTATCTTTGGTCCAGCCGCCAAGCGGGAAAAGAATATGTGCCAGCTGTTTCTGGGACAGGCGGTGCAGGAAATAGGCCTGATCTTTTTTGGGATCGATCGCACGCCTCAGATGATACTGCCCATCGAGCTCTTCAACCTGTGCATAATGGCCGGTGGCCAGCATCTGACAGTCCAGCTGCACCGCGCGATCGAGCAGAAACCCAAACTTGATGAACTGGTTGCAGGATATACACGGCGACGGCGTTCGTCCCGCAGCATACTCCCCGGCAAACGAAGAAACCACGCGCTCCTCAAAACGGTCCTGCGCGTTGACCACATAATGGCGAATACCAAGCGCAGCGCAGACTTTCTTGGCCCGGGTAACATCCTCAAGAGAACAGCATCGAGACCCTTCTTTCCACATGTGTGCGGTCAGGCCGATCACTTCCCATCCCTGCTCGGCGAGCAGAGCCGCGACTACCGAGCTGTCGGTTCCCCCACTCATTCCTACTGCCACGCGCTTTTTCATATTGTTTCATCCGGTTCAATGTGAACTGTTACATCGGCCACAGACGGGCCGTCTTCAAGCAGCCGAAACTGCACCTGCGTGGCGATGTCATGGCCCTTGCGAACCGTCATATCCGGATCGACCTCGGCATGCAGATCCACAAACCAGCCGGAGCCGACCCGCCGCGTACGCAAACGATGAATGGAACGAACCCCGGGCACCGACTGGGCCAGCGCTCTAATGCGGTTTAAATCG of Tichowtungia aerotolerans contains these proteins:
- the mnmA gene encoding tRNA 2-thiouridine(34) synthase MnmA, whose protein sequence is MKKRVAVGMSGGTDSSVVAALLAEQGWEVIGLTAHMWKEGSRCCSLEDVTRAKKVCAALGIRHYVVNAQDRFEERVVSSFAGEYAAGRTPSPCISCNQFIKFGFLLDRAVQLDCQMLATGHYAQVEELDGQYHLRRAIDPKKDQAYFLHRLSQKQLAHILFPLGGWTKDKVKQWSTDHNLPVVPRGESQDLCFVEAGRYAEFVETRIPEIKKKGEVLDDQGNVLAEHEGIHRFTVGQRGGTGVATGERVYVSDINADDNSITLAPREKVMKSSCVVTDAHWISGVFPNLGNSLHEGADNLPDIGKFTVQSRYGHRGAAAAIEKISDSEFRVLFDEPQFALTPGQAAVVFSDTECLGGGWILNAE
- a CDS encoding tetratricopeptide repeat protein, which produces MQKQSSIFLIAAAGLTLLFGCSETVHKREYSGSSSCMECHEKFYKLWAPSHHAKALQPWSADLAAALPPQPEPIEAEGLFYMTHITPERGWMSDDQGKEYNIKYAMGGKNYYNFLTLMDDGRLQVLPVIYDVQHDEWKNTTLSMLRHFEDGQQDTPVSWRDSMLTFNAECFRCHVSQSESNYDPETDTYATTWEEPGISCESCHGPASEHVRVCKEAPTNNPPKNLEIIKWNEMSVEQQNASCAGCHTKGGAITDGFETQDNYWDHYDLTTFEHADYYPNGRDLGENYTMGSWWLSPCATKGNLSCTYCHTSSGRYKFKDNPNEACLPCHEKRRLDAAEHMHHPNGGATKCTDCHMAMHSFGGMNQSDHSMRPPMPNLSIAVGSRNACTLCHTDKSNEWALEHVREWHPTFDKDTEFEMKRALLVQALRDGDWDQLPAVLDYIKDPESDPLFTTSMIRLLPPTNDPQQHSILRDLATEAKHPLVRSAAAAALDGDNNPGDRPTLLAALSDPIRLVRVRAAERLAAVPEKEIPEPDRDSFKAAMEEMWTANNLRLDHWGSHYNAANILMRQQRYRKAAEKYDRAHELRDDIAPPLINGAMAFANLNELEAAETRLIQATRLPEPSPEAHFNLGLLYAEQGKTDQAETHLRKAFELQPQNAQAAYNLAILVSNKNMPETFRLLRAAIEADPYNPRHVETLAYYYMQTRQPDLAKKIIEQAFERGVTSPGLQSMYGQIGQ